Proteins found in one Maridesulfovibrio sp. genomic segment:
- a CDS encoding DUF6976 family protein: MNQVLRSVKETVDLISEGKILLIAGDEGLLAQLPKGKWIGGTIPYFVSSSKGGVVTQEQLFVTDISDVAASVTLKKYNQDELGNVYLDAGDGGFSFIIIPASSPAHVSFALNAPNYKDFGSQPLVGWISGVLLDDLGKVKPKVFSGATGNSYEDEALVMHVDLIPGKTIDVGIVNIFEQGDGDILTFNKDTFATDSVMVDGVKKNFAEYITEKNIDTKLPLVADYYGALINISFQAVSPEDGVSFYAPVFSGVRYKHAKPLSDYAGAFSQQLMENNVAGKKIAFSCNCILNYLYSELEGKKTDPFVGPITFGEIAYQLLNQTLVYVDIHD, from the coding sequence ATGAATCAAGTGCTTCGTAGCGTCAAAGAAACTGTTGATCTTATTTCTGAGGGAAAAATTCTTTTAATCGCTGGGGACGAAGGTCTTCTGGCTCAACTACCAAAGGGTAAGTGGATTGGAGGAACCATTCCTTATTTTGTTTCTTCTTCCAAAGGAGGGGTTGTTACTCAGGAGCAACTTTTTGTGACTGATATTTCTGATGTTGCTGCTTCTGTCACTTTAAAAAAATATAATCAGGACGAACTTGGAAATGTATACCTGGATGCCGGTGACGGTGGATTCAGCTTTATAATAATCCCTGCTTCAAGCCCCGCACATGTTTCTTTTGCTCTCAATGCGCCGAATTATAAAGATTTCGGATCCCAGCCGCTGGTGGGTTGGATTTCCGGTGTGTTGCTGGATGATTTGGGTAAGGTGAAACCCAAGGTTTTCAGCGGTGCTACCGGCAACAGTTATGAAGACGAAGCCCTGGTAATGCATGTGGATTTAATCCCCGGCAAGACGATTGATGTTGGGATTGTCAACATCTTTGAACAGGGAGACGGCGATATTTTGACATTCAATAAGGATACTTTCGCAACTGATTCTGTCATGGTTGACGGGGTTAAAAAGAATTTCGCGGAATATATCACAGAGAAAAATATTGATACGAAGCTGCCTCTTGTTGCTGATTATTACGGGGCGCTGATTAATATCAGTTTTCAGGCTGTGTCACCTGAAGATGGAGTCAGTTTTTACGCACCGGTCTTTTCCGGTGTCCGCTATAAACATGCCAAGCCTCTTTCCGACTATGCTGGAGCATTCAGTCAGCAGCTTATGGAAAATAACGTTGCAGGCAAGAAGATCGCTTTTTCCTGTAATTGTATCCTTAATTATCTTTATTCTGAACTGGAAGGCAAAAAGACAGATCCTTTTGTCGGGCCGATAACTTTCGGTGAAATTGCATACCAGCTTTTAAACCAGACTTTGGTTTATGTGGATATTCATGATTAA